In the genome of Tetrapisispora phaffii CBS 4417 chromosome 14, complete genome, one region contains:
- the TPHA0N00150 gene encoding uncharacterized protein, whose amino-acid sequence MQTLSESMSFAYERPWKPLFHRDKSKFQQKTVSYIFVIHSLSVVLTLRHLLHSPCRDSKVSSGRLFQRTTATSRGGPFSAQDAGPMRSRYFVVCPLQCYLVSFYPAWHRCRRRRARSAAAAGAPVVGYPGCVLARIPQLAGKRHRAAPTGGSCNVLVELASVTWCWFSPPA is encoded by the coding sequence atgCAGACACTATCTGAGAGCATGTCCTTTGCCTATGAACGTCCATGGAAACCTTTGTTCCATCGTGATAAGTCGAAGTTTCAGCAAAAGACCGTGTCTTATATATTCGTTATTCACTCACTGTCGGTTGTGTTAACACTACGTCATTTATTGCACAGCCCTTGCAGAGATAGCAAAGTCAGCTCAGGAAGACTGTTTCAGCGAACGACGGCAACGTCTCGAGGCGGTCCGTTCTCTGCTCAGGACGCGGGACCAATGAGATCGCGGTATTTCGTAGTGTGCCCTCTGCAGTGTTATCtcgtttctttttatcCTGCGTGGCACCGTTGTCGGCGTCGTCGCGCACGAAGCGCAGCGGCAGCCGGTGCGCCGGTGGTTGGTTACCCGGGCTGTGTGCTCGCGCGCATTCCACAGCTGGCTGGCAAGCGGCATCGCGCGGCACCCACGGGGGGATCGTGCAATGTGCTGGTGGAATTAGCCAGTGTCACGTGGTGCTGGTTTAGTCCTCCGGCTTAA
- the TPHA0N00160 gene encoding uncharacterized protein (similar to Saccharomyces cerevisiae GDH3 (YAL062W) and GDH1 (YOR375C); ancestral locus Anc_7.1): MSSSQPIEPEFQQAYDEIVSSLTDSTLFEKQPKYKKVLPVVSVPERVIQFRVTWENDKGEQEVAPGFRVQYNSAKGPYKGGLRFHPSVNLSILKFLGFEQIFKNALTGLDMGGAKGGLAVDLKGRSDNEIRRICNSFMRELSRHIGQDTDVPAGDIGVGGREIGYLFGAYRSYRNSWEGVLTGKGLNWGGSLIRPEATGYGLVYYTQAMIDYATKGKESFAGKRVAISGSGNVAQYAALKVIELGGIVVSLSDSKGAIFSETGITADQVTAIAEAKINFKSLQQIVAEYSVFTEDKIKYIDGARPWVHAGKVDIALPCATQNEISGDEAKALVAAGVKFVAEGSNMGSTPEAIRVFETARSTASSVPSAVWYVGGKASNLGGVLVSGLEMAQNSQRVSWTRETVDKELKKRMINCFNDCIEAAETYSKESNTSTLPSLVKGANLASFIKVADAMFDQGDVF; this comes from the coding sequence ATGTCTTCTTCACAACCAATTGAACCAGAATTCCAACAAGCTTATGATGAAATTGTTTCATCTTTAACTGATTCTACTCTGTTCGAAAAACAACCGAAGTACAAGAAAGTGTTACCTGTGGTCAGCGTCCCAGAGAGAGTTATTCAATTCAGAGTCACTTGGGAGAATGATAAAGGTGAACAAGAAGTCGCTCCGGGTTTCAGAGTGCAATACAATTCAGCTAAGGGGCCTTACAAAGGTGGTTTGCGTTTCCACCCTTCTGTCAACTTATCtattttgaagtttttaGGTTTTGAACAGATCTTCAAAAATGCTTTAACAGGGTTAGATATGGGTGGTGCTAAAGGTGGTCTTGCCGTCGATTTGAAGGGAAGATCTGACAACGAAATCAGAAGAATCTGTAACTCTTTCATGAGGGAATTATCGAGACATATCGGCCAAGACACAGATGTTCCAGCAGGTGATATTGGTGTCGGTGGTCGTGAAATCGGTTACTTATTCGGCGCCTACAGAAGTTACAGAAACTCATGGGAAGGTGTCTTAACCGGTAAAGGTTTGAACTGGGGTGGGTCTTTAATCAGACCAGAAGCCACCGGTTACGGTCTAGTCTACTACACTCAAGCAATGATCGACTACGCCACAAAGGGTAAAGAATCGTTTGCTGGTAAGCGTGTTGCCATCTCTGGTAGTGGTAACGTTGCTCAATATGCTGCTTTGAAGGTCATCGAATTAGGCGGTATTGTTGTATCTTTATCAGACTCTAAAGGTGCTATCTTCTCTGAAACAGGTATCACTGCGGATCAGGTCACTGCAATTGCTGAAGCCAAGATTAACTTCAAGTCCTTACAACAAATTGTTGCTGAATATTCTGTTTTCACCgaagataaaattaaatacatCGATGGCGCTCGTCCATGGGTTCACGCTGGCAAGGTAGACATCGCCTTACCTTGTGCTACCCAAAACGAAATTTCTGGTGATGAAGCTAAGGCTTTAGTTGCTGCTGGTGTAAAGTTTGTCGCTGAAGGTTCTAATATGGGTTCTACCCCAGAAGCTATTAGAGTCTTCGAAACTGCTCGTTCCACTGCCTCTTCCGTCCCATCTGCTGTTTGGTACGTTGGTGGTAAAGCTTCCAACTTAGGTGGTGTCTTAGTCTCTGGTTTAGAAATGGCTCAAAACTCTCAAAGAGTATCATGGACTAGAGAAACCGTCGACAAAGAGTTAAAGAAGCGTATGATTAACTGTT